In Archocentrus centrarchus isolate MPI-CPG fArcCen1 chromosome 22, fArcCen1, whole genome shotgun sequence, one DNA window encodes the following:
- the metap1 gene encoding methionine aminopeptidase 1, which yields MASTEARRECETEGCSKDAKLQCPTCIKLGIQGSYFCSQECFKGSWASHKLLHKKAKEEKNQNESKNCVEKETNTDPWPGYRYTGKLRPHYPLTPMRPVPGDIQRPDYADHPRGISESEQFLKGTSQIKILSPEDIEGMRIVCKLAREVLDIAAVMVKPGVTTEEIDHAVHLACLARNCYPSPLNYYNFPKSCCTSVNEVICHGIPDRRPLQEGDILNVDITVYHNGFHGDLNETFFVGEVDEGAKKLVQTTYECLMQAIDSVKPGIRYRELGNIIQKHAQANGFSVVRSYCGHGIHRLFHTAPNVPHYAKNKAVGVMKPGHVFTIEPMICDGGWQDETWPDGWTAVTRDGKRSAQFEHTLLVTETGCEILTRRLEDNGRAHFLSEM from the exons ATGGCGAGCACCGAGGCTAGAAGGGAGTGTGAGACAGAGGGCTGCAGTAAGGACGCCAAACTTCAGTGCCCCACATGTATCAAGCTTGGTATTCAGGGGTCCTACTTCTGCTCACAG GAGTGTTTTAAAGGAAGCTGGGCGTCTCACAAGTTGCTGCACAAGAAAGCAA aggaGGAGAAGAACCAGAATGAATCTAAGAACTGTGTGGAGAAGGAGACCAACACAGACCCATGGCCAGGATACCGCTACACAGGAAAACTACGCCCTCACTACCCTCTG ACTCCCATGAGGCCTGTGCCAGGTGACATCCAAAGACCTGACTATGCTGATCATCCCAGAG GGATATCTGAGTCTGAGCAGTTCTTGAAGGGGACGTCACAGATCAAGATCCTTTCTCCAGAGGACATCGAGGGCATGAGAATCGTATGCAAG CTGGCAAGAGAAGTCCTGGACATTGCAGCCGTGATGGTGAAACCAGGCGTTACAACAGAAGAAATCGACCACGCCGTGCATCTG GCCTGTTTAGCAAGGAACTGCTACCCCTCCCCTCTCAACTACTACAATTTTCCAAAATCCTGCTGCACGTCAGTCAACGAAGTCATCTGCCATGGCATCCCAGACAGAAGACCCCTTCAAGAAGGAGATATCCTCAACG TGGACATCACCGTCTACCACAACGGTTTCCATGGCGACCTTAACGAAACCTTCTTTGTTGGCGAGGTGGACGAAGGAGCAAAGAAACTGGTTCAGACTACGTATGAATGCCTTATGCAAGCCATTGACTCTG TGAAGCCCGGCATTCGCTACAGAGAGCTGGGGAACATCATTCAGAAGCACGCTCAGGCCAATGGCTTCTCTGTGGTCCGAAGCTACTGCGGCCACGGCATCCACAGACTTTTCCACACGGCTCCAAATGTGCCACACTATGCCA AAAACAAAGCAGTTGGTGTTATGAAACCTGGTCATGTTTTCACCATTGAACCCATGATATGTGATG GTGGTTGGCAAGATGAGACGTGGCCCGACGGCTGGACGGCGGTGACCAGAGACGGGAAGCGCTCGGCTCAGTTCGAACACACCCTGCTGGTGACGGAAACCGGCTGCGAGATCCTCACCCGCCGTCTGGAGGACAACGGACGCGCTCATTTCCTCAGCGAAATGTAG
- the eif4eb gene encoding LOW QUALITY PROTEIN: eukaryotic translation initiation factor 4eb (The sequence of the model RefSeq protein was modified relative to this genomic sequence to represent the inferred CDS: inserted 1 base in 1 codon; deleted 3 bases in 3 codons; substituted 1 base at 1 genomic stop codon), with translation MRGGVDDKQPASGSCAHGACPQRNRHVAQFGPINRNFLTENCKMATAEPETNPSPSQPDEDGAEETGQEIVSPEAYIKHPLQNRWSLWFFKNDKSKTWQANLRLISXFDTVEDFWALYNHIQLSSNLMSGCDYSLFKDGIEPMWEDERNKRGGRWLVTLTKQQRRLDLDRYWLETLLCLVGEAFDDYSDDVCGAVVNVRTKGDKIAVWTSDYENREAIPTXGEGDLRVYKERLGLPVKMTIGYQSHADTATKSGSTTKNKFVV, from the exons ATGAGGGGTGGAGTCGACGACAAGCAGCCAGCCAGCGGCAGCTGCGCGCACGGCGCATGTCCGCAGCGGAACCGTCACGTTGCACAGTTCGGTCCAATCAACAGAAACTTCCTAACAGAGAATTGTAAGATGGCGACCGCCGAACCG GAAACCAACCCAAGTCCATCCCAGcctgatgaagatggagctgagGAGACCGGACAGGAGATTGTGAGCCCGGAGGCCTACATCAAACACCCCCTCCAGAACAG ATGGTCTCTGTGG TTCTTCAAGAATGACAAGAGCAAAACATGGCAGGCCAACCTGCGACTCATCT AATTTGACACAGTTGAAGATTTCTGGGC TCTTTACAACCATATCCAGTTGTCTAGCAACCTCATGTCAGGCTGTGATTACTCACTGTTTAAG GATGGCATTGAACCCATGTGGGAGGATGAGAGGAACAAGCGTGGCGGGCGCTGGCTGGTTACACTCACGAAGCAGCAGAGGAGATTAGACCTGGACCGCTACTGGCTGGAAACC CTGCTGTGCTTAGTCGGAGAGGCTTTTGACGACTACAGTGACGATGTCTGC GGGGCCGTTGTCAACGTCCGCACAAAAGGAGAT AAAATAGCCGTCTGGACATCGGACTACGAGAACCGGGAAGCTATACCGACATAGGGTGAGGGAGATCTTCGGG TTTACAAGGAGCGCTTGGGGCTTCCCGTGAAGATGACTATCGGCTACCAGTCTCATGCAGACACAGCTACCAAAAGCGGTTCAACCACCAAGAACAAATTTGTTGTTTGA